One Streptococcus sp. VT 162 genomic window, TTGTCAACTGGAGCAGTTAGACGAGTTTTATATAGAATATAGAGACCTTGTCCGTCCATTGTACCATCACCGTTTGGAGTGATTGTAAAGTGATTTCCATCAACAACGTTGATATGGGCAGCTTCTAGTCTTGGACGAGCTTCAGCTTTGTTCCACTCAGTAAAGTAGTAACCAGTAATTTCACTTGCAAGAACTTGTCCTTCTGGAATCGTATCTTCGAGTTTAACCCCTGTGTAAGATTTTGCATAGCGGTTAACACGGATACGCCAATTTACGTAGTTAGGGTCGTCTGAGTCTTGAACTCCCCATTTAGTAAATCCAGTTGGGTCATCATCTGGGACGATACGAGTCAAAGTATAAACTTGGTCACCTGGGATATTAATTTGATAAGGAGTGTTTAGTTTAACACTATCTGCCCAAACGACTGTAAACAGGGCAGTAATCTCCTTGTTCTCTGACAAATTAGCAAAGTAAGCAGCATTTGTCACTTTGACAGTAGCTGTGTTATCTGCTTTACTAGTTGTCAATTCAGCAATAGTTGTTTGCCCATCTGGTGCTTTCAATTCCGTAACAGAATCTTTTTCAATCTTAAATTCGTTCGGAACATGATACACCATGTAATCCCCATCTTTGAGGGTTACATCATTTGGGAAACTATAAGTTGGTTGAAGATAGAATTTACCTTCCCCGTACTTAGCGCCATCAACAAGTTTGTTATTGTTGATTTTTGAAACAGTCTTCATTGTGTAACTGCTCGCTGGTAGTTCCTCCGCTTTAACAACATTGCTAACTTTAAGTGCAGGCAAAAAGACCGACACAACCAGTAGCAAGGCCATCAAGCCATGAAAGAGTTTACTAGTTCTCTTTTTCACCACATTATCCTCCTTATTGTCTATAATGGTTCAATTATATTATACAGTTCCATTACAAAATGTCAACTAAAATTTAATTATTTTTATATTAACTTACCATTTCTTTAAATATTAAGCCTAATCATGCATGTTCATCAGCTTTGAAACAAAAAATACAAGCAAGGATTTCGCTTGTATTTAATATATACTAATTTCTTAAAAGGCTACGTATTTAATCCCAATTCTGCTAATATTTGACGCTTATAGGCAATCTTTTGGACTTCCTTGTCCTCGTCTCCAGACCAATCTAGTTTAATTTCTGAGACAATCTGTCCCGGCCGATTTTTTAGGATGTAGATGCGGTCGCTAAGATTGAGGGCCTCTTCAATACTATGTGTGATGATCAAGGTCGTTAGTTGCAACTGCTTGTGAATCTCAAGGTACCAAGCGTGGAGTTCCATCTTGGTCATCTCATCCAAGGCACTAAAGGCCTCGTCTAGAAGAAAGAGCTTGTGCCCGAAAAGGTAGGTCCGAAGCAAGGCTACACGCTGGCGCATCCCTCCACTGAGCTCATGAGGATACTTATCCCGTACGGTTGTCAGCTGGAAGGTCGCAAGGATGTCATCCGCTCGAGCAATAGCCTCCGCCTTATCCACCTTTTGAATCAAGAGAGGCAGGATGATATTGCCAAGCACCGTCTTGTGCTCCAAAAGCAAATCCTTTTGCAACATATAACTCACGCGCCCCTTAGGATTTTCCTCGCCGTCAAGGACAATTCGCCCAGACTGGACTTCTAAAATCCCAGCGATTAGGTTAAAGAGGGTTGTCTTTCCTACACCACTTGGACCTAGAATAGAGACCACTTCACCCGAAGTCACCTGCAGGTTGATGTCCTCTAAAATCTTTTCATCGCCATAGGCATAGCCTACGTGTTCTAGTCTAATTTCTGTCATTATTTCACAAATTCGTTAGTGAAGCCCTTGTCTGTCAAGTCTTCTTTAAGGATACCATTTTCTTTATCCCATTTGTAGAAGGCATTCCAGCGGTCAGCGTCAAATTGTCCCCATTTTTCCTTGTCGCTTGCGTATTCTTTTGACAAGTATTTTTGAGATTCGATGACAAAGTCACGTTTTTCCTTGAGTTCAGGTGCATTCTTGATGAGAATATCTGCAGCTTCTTCTGGGTGTTCCATAGCATATTGGTAGCCTTTTTTGATAGCTTGGATGACTTTGCGAGCTTCTTCTTTGTTGTCTTTTAGATAGT contains:
- a CDS encoding nitrate ABC transporter ATP-binding protein; the protein is MTEIRLEHVGYAYGDEKILEDINLQVTSGEVVSILGPSGVGKTTLFNLIAGILEVQSGRIVLDGEENPKGRVSYMLQKDLLLEHKTVLGNIILPLLIQKVDKAEAIARADDILATFQLTTVRDKYPHELSGGMRQRVALLRTYLFGHKLFLLDEAFSALDEMTKMELHAWYLEIHKQLQLTTLIITHSIEEALNLSDRIYILKNRPGQIVSEIKLDWSGDEDKEVQKIAYKRQILAELGLNT